A section of the Chryseobacterium scophthalmum genome encodes:
- a CDS encoding ATPase, producing the protein MVAIVDSGSTKSDWVILDDFKNVFLKTETIGFNPNFISKELIVPEIEKNNSLLSVKNSITKIFFYGSGCGVRKNCQTIEEEVGKVFTNAEIIVKEDLYAAAYAAYNGKPTIVCILGTGSNSCYFDGENLKIKLPSLGYLMGDEGSGSAIGKQLVRRFFMQKLPQDLHLEFKEMYGLTIDEALKNMYHTTRPNAYLANFNKFVVERKDHPYFQEMVLEEMKNFFDYQVLPYEESQDAEINFIGSIAYYYENILRSAASELNLNVGHIVQKPIESLVDYHIKYIL; encoded by the coding sequence ATGGTTGCTATTGTTGATAGTGGTTCTACTAAATCTGACTGGGTAATCTTGGATGACTTCAAAAATGTTTTCTTAAAGACCGAAACCATTGGTTTCAACCCCAATTTTATCAGCAAAGAGCTTATTGTACCCGAAATTGAAAAAAATAACAGTTTATTATCTGTAAAAAATTCAATTACCAAAATCTTTTTTTACGGTTCTGGTTGTGGCGTTAGAAAAAATTGCCAGACAATAGAAGAAGAAGTAGGAAAAGTTTTTACCAATGCAGAGATTATTGTAAAAGAAGATTTGTATGCGGCAGCTTATGCAGCTTATAACGGGAAACCAACAATTGTCTGTATTTTGGGAACGGGTTCGAACTCATGTTATTTTGACGGAGAAAATTTAAAGATAAAACTTCCTTCATTAGGTTATCTTATGGGTGACGAAGGAAGCGGAAGTGCCATTGGAAAACAGTTGGTGCGCAGATTCTTTATGCAGAAGCTTCCTCAGGATTTACATCTTGAGTTCAAAGAAATGTATGGATTAACGATTGATGAAGCATTGAAAAATATGTATCATACAACCAGACCCAATGCTTACTTAGCCAATTTCAATAAATTTGTGGTCGAAAGAAAAGATCATCCTTACTTCCAGGAAATGGTTTTGGAAGAGATGAAAAACTTTTTCGATTATCAGGTTCTTCCGTATGAAGAATCTCAGGATGCCGAGATCAATTTTATCGGCTCTATTGCTTATTATTACGAAAATATTTTACGTTCTGCAGCGTCAGAACTCAATTTGAATGTGGGGCACATTGTACAGAAGCCAATCGAAAGCTTGGTAGATTACCACATTAAATATATTTTATAG